One genomic segment of Culturomica massiliensis includes these proteins:
- a CDS encoding FISUMP domain-containing protein, whose product MMNRLVSLLFFVFTVIGSVFANNVRIEGEVKVLDTDIDRATNIATVKLQLKWNNSWRDAFNYDAVYLFLKYKVDGLDEVWHHAYLEPDGHEIDKGYTYLMSNSQKEVSGKANHNEGIFIYRSGKSYGDPVVNLKLKWNIQSNPDKKLERDMFTSGSVFLSAMGIEMVYIPRGAFRAGDTKSSRTFRNGDITLPADKNFLVPSNIEECLSADPRVSNPPDFAVNLMNDVARDASNAWVGRAGAAAEGADFVDYWQVQLKEPMTVRSFAIESIEGGTPEQWQLQVWASTIGQWRTIYPKYADANVFADGSEWAVNSRQTYPCTRTLRIDPGFSDKSSKYRIRIYKATNAPVIKNIAMSTSDILSDVDNSVLVYDSITTLNNRFGLYSQDGDTWSGQTGIEYPNGYKAFFVMKYEISQEQYVAFLNKLTAAQQRTRTIGSALGALKEGMYVFGGVGTRAVGRNGIKLASIGVNDAPYVFANDLEPGNDYSQDGDGQAIACNFLNAGDMMAYADWCGLRPLTELEFEKMARRPFPESSLRGEYAWNTNANFTVATGFQGITAGTKNEKLNGGNVNADNQLKGPVRCGAFASTAGNSQINAGASFWGVLELSGNLSELYYNVNSEGRLFRGLLDKHHGDGKLSASGASDVDNSYWPEVPGAFALRGGSYADGQERMCISDRERNMGAYGTTTELNSLKDSTVTFRLGRTAPVEHRIAEVVLEDGRSSAAAVQDSVCSGSDYTISGTIPSDIAGSYRIAWFMSSDGGTNWDLLEGEESASLKLYNLRNVNSKEDVFKDYWYKRYIYTSKSDFVQSHPVCLRVINRTLHLSTTRDTVDVYDRSKGIRIESPQEATFAWSWLRDNVVTPIDVEYVLKEGKIEKHYFRYTDFDIGSQAEGEQKICLEIEVMNKCRQSDTIYVYVEKKPDELPNFDNETGGHNAKFKCGDILIDNEEGISNSKRYRTIEIGGKCWFADNLNRTLASKVGQVKCYGDSEANCETYGRLYNWVAATQNNAGAGVQGICPTGWHLPTNDEWVAMLQATGGQVNVSGNGRGLKSTLNYWRPVTAESQIGTNKDGFAGLPGGGYFYAYSANTATYGGFNARNGYNDIGDQAWWWTSTGETRYYSTSNASYNATTVPLYVRFDRGSNTLFTNVATTWGTYGYLNSIFCGQSTYVHLVSGNNNPNGAYNVMTNNFYFSVRCVKD is encoded by the coding sequence ATGATGAATCGGTTAGTTAGTCTATTGTTTTTCGTATTTACGGTCATCGGATCGGTTTTTGCAAACAATGTCCGTATCGAGGGGGAAGTGAAAGTTTTGGATACGGATATCGACCGGGCGACAAATATCGCGACGGTGAAGCTGCAACTCAAATGGAACAATTCCTGGCGGGATGCTTTCAATTACGATGCGGTGTACCTTTTTTTGAAATACAAGGTGGACGGACTGGACGAGGTGTGGCACCATGCTTACCTGGAGCCCGACGGTCATGAGATCGATAAGGGATATACCTATCTGATGTCTAACTCACAGAAAGAGGTGTCCGGCAAAGCCAATCACAACGAAGGTATTTTTATTTACCGTTCCGGTAAAAGTTACGGAGATCCTGTGGTAAACCTGAAACTGAAATGGAATATCCAGTCCAATCCGGATAAAAAACTGGAGCGGGATATGTTTACTTCGGGGAGCGTTTTCTTGTCGGCCATGGGGATCGAGATGGTCTATATTCCGCGCGGTGCTTTTCGGGCCGGCGATACGAAATCTTCCCGGACGTTCCGGAACGGCGATATTACTTTGCCTGCGGATAAGAATTTTTTGGTGCCCTCCAATATTGAGGAATGTTTATCGGCTGATCCCCGTGTAAGCAATCCTCCTGATTTTGCCGTCAATCTGATGAACGATGTAGCGCGGGATGCAAGCAATGCCTGGGTAGGGCGTGCCGGGGCTGCGGCTGAGGGAGCTGATTTTGTCGATTATTGGCAGGTACAATTGAAGGAGCCGATGACGGTGCGCAGCTTTGCGATAGAGAGTATTGAAGGCGGTACACCGGAACAGTGGCAGTTGCAGGTATGGGCGTCTACGATCGGGCAATGGCGGACGATTTATCCCAAATATGCCGATGCGAATGTTTTTGCCGACGGTAGTGAGTGGGCCGTCAATTCCCGTCAGACCTACCCTTGTACGCGGACTTTGCGTATTGATCCGGGTTTTTCCGACAAAAGCAGTAAATACCGTATCCGTATTTATAAGGCGACGAATGCGCCTGTGATCAAAAATATAGCAATGTCTACCTCGGATATTCTGTCGGATGTTGATAATTCGGTTTTGGTGTACGACAGTATAACGACTTTGAATAACCGTTTCGGTCTTTATTCCCAGGACGGAGATACGTGGTCGGGTCAGACCGGTATAGAATATCCGAACGGCTATAAGGCTTTTTTTGTGATGAAATACGAGATCAGCCAGGAGCAATATGTAGCGTTTTTGAATAAACTGACGGCAGCGCAGCAGCGTACCCGTACGATCGGTTCTGCCTTGGGAGCTTTGAAGGAAGGCATGTATGTTTTCGGCGGGGTAGGAACCCGGGCAGTAGGGCGTAACGGTATCAAGCTGGCTTCGATCGGTGTAAATGATGCCCCTTATGTTTTTGCCAATGACCTTGAACCGGGCAATGATTATTCACAGGACGGCGACGGTCAGGCAATCGCCTGTAATTTTCTGAATGCGGGGGATATGATGGCTTATGCTGACTGGTGCGGCCTTCGTCCGTTGACGGAGCTTGAGTTTGAGAAGATGGCGCGGCGGCCGTTTCCGGAATCTTCATTGCGGGGGGAATATGCGTGGAATACAAATGCCAATTTTACGGTAGCTACAGGTTTTCAGGGGATAACTGCCGGAACGAAGAATGAGAAACTGAACGGCGGGAATGTGAATGCAGACAATCAATTGAAGGGGCCTGTCCGCTGCGGAGCTTTTGCCTCTACAGCCGGGAATAGCCAGATTAATGCGGGAGCCAGTTTCTGGGGTGTTCTGGAGTTGAGCGGCAACCTTTCGGAGCTTTATTACAATGTCAATTCGGAGGGACGTCTTTTCCGGGGGCTTCTGGATAAGCATCACGGAGACGGAAAATTATCGGCTTCGGGAGCAAGCGATGTAGATAACAGTTATTGGCCCGAAGTTCCGGGGGCTTTTGCACTTCGCGGAGGAAGTTATGCAGACGGTCAGGAGCGGATGTGTATTTCAGACCGGGAACGGAACATGGGCGCTTATGGAACGACAACGGAATTGAATAGTTTGAAAGACAGTACGGTTACCTTCCGTTTGGGGCGTACGGCTCCGGTGGAACACCGGATTGCCGAGGTTGTTTTGGAAGACGGCCGCAGTTCGGCTGCGGCGGTTCAGGATTCGGTATGTTCGGGTTCGGACTATACGATCAGCGGTACTATACCTTCGGACATAGCAGGTTCATACCGGATTGCCTGGTTTATGAGCAGCGACGGAGGAACGAACTGGGATTTACTGGAAGGGGAGGAATCGGCTTCTTTGAAGTTATATAATCTTCGGAATGTGAATTCCAAAGAGGATGTGTTTAAGGATTACTGGTACAAACGCTATATTTATACGAGTAAGTCGGACTTTGTGCAGAGTCATCCGGTCTGTCTGCGGGTGATCAACCGTACATTGCATTTGAGTACGACGCGTGATACGGTGGATGTTTACGACCGTTCGAAAGGCATCCGTATCGAATCGCCGCAGGAGGCTACTTTTGCATGGAGCTGGTTGCGGGATAATGTGGTCACGCCTATCGATGTGGAATATGTGTTGAAGGAGGGCAAGATCGAGAAGCATTATTTCAGGTATACCGATTTTGACATCGGTTCACAGGCCGAGGGAGAACAGAAAATTTGTCTGGAGATAGAGGTGATGAACAAGTGCCGCCAGTCGGATACGATATATGTATATGTAGAGAAGAAACCGGATGAGTTGCCGAATTTTGACAACGAGACCGGGGGACATAACGCGAAGTTTAAGTGCGGGGATATCCTGATCGATAACGAGGAGGGTATTTCGAACAGCAAGCGTTACCGTACGATAGAGATCGGGGGTAAGTGCTGGTTTGCCGACAATCTGAACCGTACCCTGGCATCGAAAGTCGGTCAGGTGAAATGTTACGGTGATTCGGAAGCGAACTGTGAAACGTACGGACGTTTGTACAACTGGGTGGCAGCAACACAGAATAATGCTGGGGCCGGTGTGCAGGGTATTTGTCCCACAGGCTGGCATTTGCCGACAAACGACGAGTGGGTGGCGATGTTGCAGGCAACGGGCGGCCAGGTAAATGTGAGCGGGAACGGCCGGGGTTTAAAGAGTACGTTGAACTACTGGCGTCCGGTGACCGCAGAAAGTCAGATCGGCACGAATAAGGACGGATTTGCGGGATTACCCGGTGGGGGATATTTTTATGCATATTCTGCAAATACAGCTACTTACGGTGGTTTTAACGCCAGAAACGGGTATAACGATATCGGAGATCAGGCTTGGTGGTGGACGTCAACAGGGGAAACTCGGTATTATTCGACTTCTAATGCGAGTTATAATGCGACGACAGTACCGCTTTACGTTCGTTTTGACAGGGGAAGCAACACGTTGTTTACAAATGTTGCAACAACGTGGGGAACATATGGTTATTTGAACTCTATTTTTTGTGGGCAAAGTACTTATGTACATTTAGTGTCGGGTAATAATAATCCTAACGGGGCTTATAATGTTATGACTAATAATTTTTATTTCAGTGTTCGTTGTGTTAAGGATTAA